A region from the Geobacter benzoatilyticus genome encodes:
- the ycaC gene encoding isochorismate family cysteine hydrolase YcaC gives MSESSKYIRLSRDKAACILVDHQAGLISLVQDFSPGEFKNNVLALADAAKYFNLPTVLTTSFEEGPNGPLVPELKETFPDAACIRRPGQINAWDNEDFRNAVEKTERKQLIIAGVVTEVCVAFPALSAVEAGYEVFVVTDASGTFNEVTRHAAWARMAAAGVQLMSWFGVACELHRDWRNDIEGLGALFSNHIPNYRNLMTSFFARK, from the coding sequence ATGAGCGAATCGTCGAAGTACATTCGACTCTCCAGGGACAAAGCAGCATGTATTCTTGTAGACCATCAGGCAGGTCTGATCTCGCTGGTGCAGGATTTTTCTCCCGGAGAATTTAAGAACAATGTCCTGGCTCTGGCGGACGCTGCGAAATATTTTAACCTGCCTACTGTTCTCACCACGAGCTTTGAGGAAGGGCCGAACGGGCCACTGGTGCCGGAACTCAAGGAGACATTCCCCGATGCCGCCTGCATCAGGCGCCCGGGCCAGATCAATGCGTGGGACAACGAAGATTTCCGGAATGCCGTGGAAAAGACGGAACGCAAGCAGCTGATTATTGCAGGTGTCGTGACAGAGGTATGTGTTGCGTTCCCTGCGCTTTCCGCCGTAGAGGCCGGCTACGAAGTATTCGTAGTCACTGACGCGTCGGGGACTTTCAATGAAGTTACGCGTCATGCGGCCTGGGCTCGAATGGCAGCTGCCGGCGTGCAGTTGATGAGCTGGTTTGGGGTTGCCTGCGAACTGCACCGTGACTGGCGGAATGACATTGAGGGGTTGGGTGCTCTGTTCTCTAATCACATCCCGAACTACCGTAACCTGATGACCAGCTTTTTCGCCCGGAAATAA
- the ercA gene encoding alcohol dehydrogenase-like regulatory protein ErcA → MQNIRKFVIPEIVYGNGSLGLAGQYANRFDLQTVMVVSDPGVEAAGWTAKVVDSLAVSGIAAVLFTRITSNPKDHEVMAGVALYREAGCDGIVAVGGGSPMDCAKGIGIVSSNDGTILDYAGVDQVPFPMPPLICIPTTAGSAADVSQFAIITDTAGQRKTAIVSKSLVPDVSLIDPLLTMTMAPDLTACTGMDALVHAIESYVSNASSSFTDLHALEAIRAIRQNLAAAFREPASLPAREAMMYASTQAGMSFSNASLGAVHAMAHSLGGLLDSPHGECNALLLEHVIRYNFPAAAGRYRAIAQAFGVATAGMDDESACAALVKGIAEFRKSLGIAATLGDQGVTRAHLPHLSAKAMEDACMVTNPRRPTRQDIERIYAAAL, encoded by the coding sequence GTGCAGAATATTCGCAAGTTCGTGATTCCGGAGATCGTCTACGGCAATGGTTCCCTCGGTCTGGCCGGCCAATACGCCAATCGCTTCGATCTGCAAACCGTGATGGTGGTCAGCGACCCCGGCGTGGAGGCGGCCGGGTGGACTGCTAAGGTTGTAGACAGCCTGGCGGTTTCCGGCATTGCTGCGGTTCTCTTTACCCGGATCACTTCCAATCCCAAAGATCATGAGGTGATGGCCGGCGTCGCCCTGTACCGGGAGGCGGGCTGCGACGGTATTGTGGCCGTCGGCGGCGGCAGCCCCATGGATTGCGCGAAGGGAATCGGCATCGTCAGCTCGAACGACGGCACCATTCTCGACTACGCGGGGGTGGATCAGGTGCCGTTTCCCATGCCTCCCCTCATCTGCATTCCGACCACGGCCGGCTCTGCGGCCGACGTATCCCAGTTCGCCATTATCACCGATACGGCCGGGCAGCGCAAAACCGCCATTGTGAGCAAATCGCTCGTGCCGGATGTTTCCCTCATCGACCCGTTGCTGACCATGACCATGGCTCCGGATCTCACGGCCTGCACGGGGATGGATGCCCTGGTCCACGCCATCGAATCCTACGTTTCCAATGCCAGTTCGAGCTTCACGGACCTCCATGCCCTTGAGGCCATCCGGGCCATCCGGCAGAACCTTGCGGCAGCGTTCAGGGAGCCGGCTTCGCTGCCGGCGCGGGAGGCCATGATGTATGCCAGCACCCAGGCCGGCATGTCCTTCTCCAACGCCAGCCTCGGCGCCGTTCACGCCATGGCCCACAGCCTGGGGGGATTGCTCGATTCTCCCCATGGCGAATGCAATGCCCTCTTGCTGGAACACGTTATCCGTTACAATTTCCCTGCTGCCGCCGGGCGCTATCGCGCCATCGCCCAAGCGTTCGGCGTTGCGACTGCCGGCATGGACGACGAGTCGGCATGTGCCGCCCTGGTAAAAGGCATTGCCGAATTCAGGAAGAGCCTCGGCATTGCTGCGACCCTTGGTGATCAGGGGGTAACGAGAGCCCATCTGCCGCATCTGTCGGCCAAGGCCATGGAGGATGCGTGCATGGTGACCAATCCACGCCGCCCCACCCGGCAGGACATCGAGAGGATTTATGCGGCGGCGCTCTGA
- a CDS encoding sensor histidine kinase, whose translation MRRRSDNPENWEELRNRIIGMGEQSSRKSYYPELKARLHELEETKKSLADVNAFLQTVMDAATEAAIIATTPDGTITLFNRGAERLFGYRAEEVIGRLTPLSFHLDAELARHGEELNAAYGVSPDGFRGLVERADREGSEKLEWTCLHKDGRHISIEVVVTPILEKGETTGYLGIATDISQRKQAEERLRLSEQKYASIFHLMPDMVGITRMEDGVFIEVNKGFEQWTGWKKEELVGRSSLDIGLWSPEARARAVAITREQGRLVNYEFVLGTKSGEKRSAVMYLTPITIQGEECLYFMVRDITESKLAEAEILQLNETLEQRVHERTAQLEAANKALAEEVAHRQQMQDKVERLNRDLQERSESLELVNRELESFSYSVSHDLRAPLRHMAGFSRILLEDYGEKLDADAVGYLLRIEQAGDKMGLLIDSLLQLSRISRTELALQQVDLSSLAREVVAELREQSPDRLVEVEIDDGLSVMADPVLARVALQNLLGNAWKYTRGVTPAVIGFFAEVKDGKRYFCVRDNGAGFDMSYAGKLFGAFQRLHSDQEFEGTGIGLATVQRIIHRHGGEIRAEAESGNGATFKFTLG comes from the coding sequence ATGCGGCGGCGCTCTGATAATCCTGAAAACTGGGAGGAACTCCGCAACCGGATTATCGGGATGGGAGAACAGTCGTCCCGTAAAAGCTACTATCCGGAGCTCAAGGCTCGGCTGCACGAACTGGAGGAAACCAAGAAGTCCCTTGCGGATGTCAATGCCTTTCTCCAGACAGTAATGGATGCGGCCACCGAAGCGGCGATAATCGCCACAACGCCCGATGGCACCATCACCCTCTTCAACAGGGGGGCTGAAAGGCTGTTCGGGTACCGCGCCGAAGAAGTAATCGGCAGGCTGACCCCCCTCAGTTTTCATCTCGATGCCGAACTGGCCCGCCATGGTGAGGAGTTGAATGCTGCCTACGGTGTCTCTCCCGACGGTTTCAGGGGGCTTGTGGAACGCGCCGACCGTGAGGGCTCTGAAAAGCTGGAGTGGACCTGCCTCCATAAAGACGGCCGCCATATTTCCATCGAAGTGGTTGTGACGCCGATCCTCGAAAAAGGTGAAACCACCGGCTATCTCGGCATAGCCACGGACATCAGCCAGCGCAAGCAGGCCGAAGAGCGGCTGCGGCTATCGGAGCAGAAGTATGCCAGCATCTTTCACCTGATGCCGGATATGGTCGGCATCACCCGGATGGAGGACGGTGTCTTCATCGAGGTGAATAAAGGTTTCGAGCAGTGGACCGGATGGAAAAAGGAGGAGCTGGTCGGCCGTTCTTCACTCGACATCGGCCTGTGGTCCCCCGAGGCCAGGGCTCGGGCAGTGGCAATTACCCGGGAGCAGGGGCGGCTGGTGAATTACGAGTTTGTCCTCGGCACCAAGTCGGGGGAAAAACGCTCTGCCGTCATGTATCTGACCCCGATCACCATTCAGGGGGAAGAGTGCCTCTACTTCATGGTCCGTGACATAACGGAGAGCAAGCTGGCAGAGGCGGAGATCCTGCAACTCAACGAAACGCTGGAACAACGGGTCCACGAGCGCACCGCCCAGTTGGAGGCGGCCAACAAAGCCCTTGCCGAGGAAGTGGCGCATCGGCAGCAGATGCAGGACAAAGTCGAGCGGCTCAACAGGGACCTGCAGGAACGATCCGAGTCGCTGGAGCTTGTGAACAGGGAGCTCGAATCTTTCAGCTACTCGGTCTCCCACGACCTGAGGGCTCCATTGCGGCACATGGCCGGTTTCAGCAGGATACTCCTGGAGGATTACGGGGAGAAGCTGGATGCCGATGCCGTCGGTTACCTGCTCAGGATTGAACAGGCCGGAGACAAGATGGGGTTGCTGATCGATTCCCTGCTGCAACTCTCTCGCATCAGCCGGACGGAACTGGCGCTGCAGCAGGTTGACCTGTCCTCCCTGGCCAGGGAGGTTGTGGCCGAATTGCGGGAGCAATCCCCGGACCGGTTGGTGGAGGTGGAAATCGACGATGGCCTCTCTGTCATGGCCGATCCGGTTCTGGCAAGGGTAGCGCTCCAGAACCTCCTGGGGAACGCCTGGAAGTACACCCGTGGGGTCACGCCGGCGGTCATCGGATTTTTTGCCGAGGTAAAGGACGGCAAGAGATATTTCTGCGTACGGGACAATGGGGCGGGCTTCGACATGAGTTATGCGGGAAAGCTTTTCGGTGCCTTCCAGCGGCTCCACTCCGATCAGGAATTTGAAGGAACGGGCATTGGCCTGGCTACGGTTCAGCGAATCATTCACCGCCACGGCGGCGAGATCCGGGCCGAAGCGGAATCGGGCAATGGGGCAACCTTCAAGTTTACCCTTGGCTGA